Proteins encoded together in one Candidatus Zymogenaceae bacterium window:
- a CDS encoding MarR family transcriptional regulator — protein sequence MDITEDNIYYLISRLLDDFDGIRKEYTRRLLEEGYDVTASQLEILRAVGENPNLSLGELATLTRLHITTIEGYVNRLARKGFVTKEKDARDARRVMVSLTITGEQIIKASPSGYRIKLFDELRGLSLEEKVEIYEVLRKLVLLMR from the coding sequence ATGGACATTACCGAAGACAACATCTACTATCTCATTTCCCGCCTGCTGGATGATTTCGACGGCATACGAAAGGAATATACGAGACGACTCCTCGAGGAGGGGTATGACGTCACGGCGTCACAGTTGGAAATCCTTCGGGCCGTCGGAGAAAATCCGAACCTTTCTTTGGGTGAGTTGGCGACGCTGACCAGGCTTCACATCACCACCATCGAGGGGTATGTGAATCGACTGGCGCGGAAGGGATTTGTCACGAAAGAGAAGGACGCCCGGGACGCCCGGAGGGTGATGGTGTCTTTGACGATTACCGGCGAACAGATCATCAAGGCGTCTCCCTCCGGATATCGTATCAAGCTTTTCGATGAGCTGCGGGGACTCTCCCTTGAGGAAAAGGTGGAGATCTACGAGGTGCTCAGAAAACTCGTGCTCCTGATGCGATGA
- a CDS encoding c-type cytochrome, producing MGYRRQIAMLLMLLSMLIVMLLWSAVQERRAKETVRVTDETYNYKADPINGLNIYTYGKDVDGKMIPFQGGPMWLIYEEHGCASCHGENGKGKKDVEDVDIPPPNIVRLVKNGGPVSYEKFSDIVRIGIKPNSTDMSMDMPRYSMPDNYLRDLYDYVRGF from the coding sequence ATGGGATACAGACGCCAGATAGCCATGCTTCTTATGCTGCTGTCGATGCTTATCGTCATGCTGCTGTGGTCCGCCGTACAGGAACGGCGGGCGAAAGAAACGGTGCGGGTGACCGATGAGACATACAACTACAAGGCCGACCCGATAAACGGACTGAATATCTACACCTACGGGAAGGACGTCGACGGAAAGATGATACCGTTTCAGGGCGGTCCCATGTGGTTGATATACGAGGAGCATGGGTGCGCGTCCTGTCACGGTGAGAACGGAAAGGGGAAAAAAGACGTGGAGGATGTGGATATTCCCCCTCCGAACATCGTGAGGCTGGTAAAAAACGGCGGCCCGGTGTCGTATGAGAAGTTTTCGGATATCGTGAGAATAGGCATCAAACCGAACAGCACGGATATGAGCATGGATATGCCCCGGTATTCCATGCCGGACAATTACCTCCGAGACCTGTACGACTATGTTCGGGGGTTTTAG
- a CDS encoding DUF1858 domain-containing protein translates to MITGDMSIQEIIQDYPAAVEVLEKYRLGCLHCMAASFESLEEGLKAHDLDVHEILRELNRVVSAEA, encoded by the coding sequence ATGATTACCGGTGATATGTCTATACAGGAAATCATTCAAGACTACCCCGCTGCCGTTGAGGTGCTTGAAAAGTATCGTCTTGGGTGCCTTCACTGCATGGCCGCCTCGTTTGAGAGCCTGGAGGAGGGGCTGAAGGCCCACGATCTGGATGTACATGAGATACTCCGTGAGTTGAACCGGGTGGTGAGTGCCGAGGCATAG
- a CDS encoding VWA domain-containing protein, with product MKLKYAIITLCICLCAAGTAFADGIIIIDPPPHPSRPVVPLEVKSHLVHTTITDQVSVTHVDEVFYNPNDMELEGTFLFPIPEGASITDFVLYIDGKPVSGEVLPASDARKIYEDIVRTMKDPALLEYAHRNLFTLKVYPIPANGTRRIELTYTETLAADFGMISYNYPLNTEKYSSAPIDDVSVDVTISSSSPIRSVYCPSHDADIIRKNNGDVIVSYEDTRVLPDKDFLVYYSTGGDSLDASLLTYKERREDGYFLLIVTPETEAEHTQHLPKDVTFVLDTSGSMKGDKLIQAKNALEFCIDSLNAEDRFNVIRFSTDIQRFTPSLVSADRENRSDALDFVDEMVARGGTNIHDALINAIDDGEDTHRPHMIVFITDGEPTVGETDNEKIIKSVTGANDGASRIFVFGVGEDINTHLLDKISQKNHGASDYVTPTEDIEVVVSNFFTRVSSPVLSDVTIDVTGVSISDIYPQTMPDLFAGMQLIVAGRYSGGGGATIILKGRMEEKDEVFEFPVTFEGEDDAYNFIPRIWATRKIAYLLDEIRLNGEQSELVEEVTELAKEYGIVTPYTSFLVTEDKRQGFEHFAPGADESEMDMMTAPGMLTEERGGFALKSAEKMKSLKETNTVADSGLMSIKQVGDRTFFFRDDIWIDSRYDEGAGTTDLKFDSDRYWDFLSDHPDAGKYLALGESVIFEYDGSWYRVR from the coding sequence ATGAAATTAAAATATGCCATTATTACACTGTGTATCTGTCTCTGTGCGGCGGGGACGGCTTTCGCCGACGGTATCATCATCATCGACCCGCCCCCCCACCCTTCCCGTCCCGTCGTTCCCCTGGAGGTGAAATCCCATCTCGTGCACACCACCATCACCGACCAGGTCTCCGTAACCCACGTTGACGAGGTATTCTACAACCCCAACGATATGGAGCTTGAGGGAACGTTTCTCTTTCCGATCCCCGAGGGGGCGTCGATCACCGATTTTGTCCTCTACATCGACGGGAAACCGGTATCCGGCGAAGTCCTCCCGGCGTCCGATGCGAGGAAGATATACGAAGACATCGTGCGCACCATGAAGGACCCGGCGCTTTTGGAATACGCACACCGAAACCTCTTCACCCTCAAGGTCTACCCGATCCCGGCCAACGGTACGCGACGCATTGAGCTGACGTATACCGAGACCCTCGCCGCAGACTTCGGCATGATCTCTTATAACTATCCCCTGAACACGGAGAAGTATTCCTCCGCCCCCATCGACGACGTATCGGTGGATGTGACCATCTCATCGTCGTCCCCCATCAGGAGCGTCTATTGCCCCAGCCATGACGCCGACATCATCAGAAAGAATAACGGCGATGTCATCGTTTCCTACGAGGACACCCGGGTGCTGCCCGACAAGGACTTTCTCGTCTATTACAGCACGGGGGGGGACTCCCTTGACGCGTCGCTGCTGACCTATAAAGAACGGCGTGAGGACGGATATTTCCTCTTAATCGTCACTCCCGAAACCGAAGCGGAGCACACACAGCATCTTCCGAAGGATGTCACCTTCGTGCTGGACACTTCGGGGAGCATGAAGGGAGACAAGCTCATCCAGGCGAAGAACGCGCTCGAATTCTGCATCGATTCTCTCAATGCCGAGGACCGATTCAACGTCATCCGCTTTTCAACGGATATCCAGCGGTTCACTCCGTCACTGGTTTCGGCCGATCGAGAGAACAGGTCGGACGCCCTCGATTTCGTCGATGAAATGGTGGCCCGGGGCGGCACGAATATACACGACGCCCTTATCAACGCCATCGATGACGGAGAGGATACACACCGCCCCCACATGATCGTTTTCATCACCGACGGTGAGCCGACAGTCGGTGAGACCGACAATGAAAAAATCATCAAAAGCGTCACCGGGGCGAACGACGGTGCATCCCGGATATTCGTCTTCGGCGTGGGCGAGGATATCAACACACACCTCTTGGATAAGATTTCTCAAAAAAATCACGGCGCGTCCGACTATGTGACCCCAACCGAGGACATTGAGGTCGTCGTTTCCAATTTCTTCACCCGGGTCTCAAGCCCCGTCCTGAGTGATGTAACGATCGACGTCACCGGGGTATCCATCTCGGACATCTATCCCCAGACGATGCCGGACCTCTTCGCCGGGATGCAGCTCATCGTCGCCGGACGCTACAGCGGCGGGGGAGGCGCCACTATCATCCTGAAGGGACGCATGGAAGAAAAGGACGAGGTCTTTGAATTCCCGGTGACGTTCGAGGGAGAAGACGACGCGTATAACTTCATCCCCCGGATCTGGGCGACCAGGAAGATCGCCTATCTCCTGGATGAGATTCGCCTCAACGGGGAACAGAGCGAGCTGGTTGAGGAGGTAACGGAGCTGGCCAAGGAATACGGCATCGTGACGCCGTATACCAGCTTCCTCGTAACCGAGGACAAGCGGCAGGGTTTTGAACACTTCGCCCCCGGCGCGGACGAATCCGAAATGGACATGATGACGGCCCCCGGCATGCTGACCGAAGAGCGGGGCGGCTTCGCACTAAAATCCGCGGAAAAGATGAAATCCCTCAAGGAGACGAACACGGTTGCGGATTCCGGTCTTATGAGCATCAAACAGGTAGGCGATCGGACGTTCTTTTTCAGGGACGATATCTGGATCGATTCACGATACGACGAGGGAGCGGGCACAACCGACCTGAAGTTCGACAGCGACCGCTACTGGGATTTTCTCTCCGACCACCCGGACGCCGGCAAATACCTGGCCCTGGGAGAGAGCGTGATTTTCGAGTACGACGGGAGCTGGTACCGCGTCAGATAA
- a CDS encoding MMPL family transporter, with amino-acid sequence MRERLLKFLAQTVYRYDIPVLLLAALVSVLSLFGVFRLGMVSNVASMLPEGNEAVGDYVASMERMGTLDYLVVMCTGEDVGTLTAFSDEFASRIEQTGMVGEIRYRIEETDRTFFLSFYLPRIFLFLTESDFIEIEERLTRENIDKALTAARMLLVTPASSGAGGLLITKDPLGFLSVMEKRFMSGEGGFRMDTSSGYFLSSDHKHLLMLVRPNGPPQDTLFGERLLSEMDRASIEAATAMGHTEVTVSYAGGYVIAVNDARTIKRDLIATMITSMILVLACFYLIFRRLRFLLFVGTSLGLGIFWTLGFAGWTMGHLNMVTAAFGAILVGLGIDFSIHFYNRLVEEEAKGLPLQHALTTALSQTGVGISTGAVTTSIAFFGMAFTRFKGLSELGVLGGVGILMTLLTTFTVLPALIVRARKIYKLPAKEMSVPLFGMERLAPFIQKHRGVILCAAAVLTAFMGWCALGVGFSTNMDELRPDDGAIFTTQENIWEIFSGSSSEIIVTVTENDLETALVASEGARSILLDYVEVSSVEGPEAWLPSVKRQRENLSRTDGLHLDAVLEDFKTSRDRLGFSEAAFSDFEEELQVFADGGVAPITITDLEGTPGMEYIQKYIGRDGDTWRVTLFAYPQSGVWTDDIDRTLVARLKKTAPDVEVASISLVLAETRKIVTRDFILATIIAAVGVFFALLIQFRNIRTVCVCMLSLGCGVVWMLGCMKLLGVSLNFANVVAAPMVVGIGIDDNIHLFHRFMEKKNGKMTDALVFSGRAVIMTSVTTVLGFGSLVFARYGGLTSIGMVSVLGVTLCLVSSLFITGALMAVIEGRRDKEAPSEERERGGTQ; translated from the coding sequence ATGAGAGAGCGCCTGCTGAAATTTCTGGCCCAAACGGTGTACCGATATGATATACCCGTGCTGCTTTTGGCCGCGCTCGTGAGCGTCCTGTCTCTCTTCGGTGTGTTTCGACTCGGCATGGTATCGAACGTGGCGTCCATGCTGCCCGAGGGAAACGAGGCTGTGGGCGATTACGTGGCCTCGATGGAGCGGATGGGAACCCTGGACTATCTGGTCGTGATGTGCACAGGCGAGGATGTGGGGACGCTGACGGCGTTCTCCGATGAGTTTGCATCCCGCATCGAACAGACCGGCATGGTCGGTGAGATTCGCTACCGCATCGAAGAGACTGATAGAACCTTCTTCCTCTCATTTTACCTGCCGAGGATATTTCTCTTTCTCACGGAAAGCGATTTTATTGAGATCGAGGAAAGGCTCACTCGCGAGAATATCGATAAGGCCTTGACGGCCGCCAGGATGCTCCTTGTGACGCCCGCCTCCTCCGGCGCGGGCGGGCTGCTGATAACGAAAGACCCCCTTGGATTTCTATCCGTGATGGAAAAGCGTTTCATGTCCGGCGAGGGCGGATTCCGTATGGATACATCCTCGGGGTACTTTCTCTCATCCGATCACAAACACCTCTTGATGCTGGTGCGGCCGAACGGCCCGCCCCAGGATACCCTCTTCGGAGAGCGGCTGCTTTCGGAGATGGATCGAGCGTCGATAGAGGCCGCAACCGCCATGGGGCATACCGAGGTGACGGTCTCCTACGCCGGGGGGTATGTCATCGCCGTCAACGACGCCAGAACCATCAAACGTGACCTCATCGCCACCATGATCACGTCCATGATACTGGTGCTCGCCTGTTTTTACCTGATATTCCGACGGCTTCGCTTTCTCCTCTTCGTGGGCACCTCCCTGGGCCTGGGAATCTTCTGGACCCTGGGATTCGCCGGCTGGACGATGGGGCATTTGAATATGGTCACCGCCGCGTTCGGCGCGATTCTTGTGGGACTTGGGATAGATTTCTCCATACATTTCTACAACCGGCTCGTGGAGGAGGAGGCCAAGGGACTGCCCCTCCAGCATGCCCTGACGACGGCCCTCTCCCAGACCGGTGTGGGGATCTCCACCGGCGCCGTCACCACGTCCATTGCCTTTTTCGGCATGGCCTTCACCCGTTTCAAGGGATTGAGCGAGCTGGGGGTTCTCGGGGGCGTGGGCATCCTGATGACCCTGCTGACGACCTTCACGGTGCTGCCGGCGCTGATCGTCCGGGCGCGAAAGATATACAAGTTGCCTGCGAAAGAAATGTCCGTCCCCCTGTTCGGCATGGAGCGGCTCGCCCCGTTTATACAGAAACACAGGGGCGTCATCCTGTGCGCTGCGGCCGTGCTGACGGCTTTCATGGGCTGGTGCGCCCTGGGTGTCGGGTTCAGCACGAATATGGACGAGCTTCGACCGGATGACGGCGCGATTTTCACAACCCAGGAAAACATCTGGGAGATTTTCTCGGGATCGTCCTCGGAGATCATCGTAACCGTAACAGAAAACGACCTGGAGACAGCCCTTGTTGCGTCGGAGGGGGCGCGGTCGATTCTTCTTGACTATGTGGAGGTGTCTTCGGTTGAAGGTCCCGAGGCATGGCTGCCGTCGGTAAAACGGCAGCGGGAAAATCTCTCCCGAACCGACGGCCTTCATCTTGATGCCGTCCTTGAAGATTTCAAGACGAGCAGGGATCGGCTCGGCTTCTCGGAGGCGGCTTTTTCTGATTTCGAGGAGGAGCTTCAGGTGTTCGCGGACGGCGGGGTGGCGCCGATTACGATCACCGATCTCGAGGGTACGCCCGGCATGGAGTATATCCAAAAATATATCGGGAGAGACGGCGACACATGGCGGGTGACGCTTTTTGCCTATCCTCAGAGCGGCGTATGGACCGATGATATCGACAGGACGCTGGTTGCGAGGCTCAAAAAGACGGCGCCGGATGTCGAGGTGGCGAGCATCTCCTTGGTGCTGGCGGAGACCAGAAAAATCGTCACAAGAGATTTTATCCTGGCCACCATAATCGCCGCCGTCGGCGTCTTTTTCGCCCTCCTGATACAGTTTCGCAATATCAGGACCGTCTGTGTCTGTATGCTCTCCCTCGGATGCGGCGTCGTGTGGATGCTCGGGTGTATGAAGCTTTTGGGCGTTTCCCTCAATTTCGCCAACGTGGTGGCTGCTCCCATGGTCGTGGGGATCGGTATTGATGATAATATACATCTCTTCCACAGATTCATGGAAAAGAAAAACGGAAAGATGACCGACGCCCTTGTATTTTCCGGCAGGGCGGTGATCATGACGAGCGTCACCACCGTCCTCGGGTTTGGCTCACTGGTGTTCGCACGATACGGCGGATTGACAAGTATCGGTATGGTGTCCGTGCTGGGGGTGACGCTGTGTCTGGTGTCGTCACTGTTCATCACCGGAGCGCTGATGGCCGTCATCGAAGGACGGCGCGATAAGGAAGCACCGTCGGAGGAGCGCGAACGGGGGGGTACACAATGA
- a CDS encoding inositol monophosphatase — protein sequence MGKNFERELTVAVSAVRTAGEYLLKRRCDAGDLQVDEKGIGDFVTEADRESERLVTECITSVFSEDSIVAEESGVRGRNNARRWFIDPLDGTANYVHDISHYCVSIGFMEEGVICAGAVYDPCRDELFTAARGGGAFLNGRPVSVNRSYDRSRSVIATGFPFRNRRYMDTYLKSFRAVTDITGGIRRMGAAALDLCYTAMGRVDGFWELGLSSWDVAAGSLIVLEAGGTVSDFDGEDGYLDSGNTLGASAACFPLLLKAVRTAMSGTDLVRWDTDAR from the coding sequence ATGGGAAAGAATTTTGAACGGGAATTGACCGTTGCGGTGAGTGCCGTCCGGACGGCGGGGGAATATCTCCTGAAAAGACGCTGTGACGCCGGCGATCTTCAGGTGGATGAAAAGGGGATCGGGGATTTTGTGACCGAGGCGGATAGGGAGTCTGAGCGGCTCGTGACCGAGTGCATCACGAGCGTATTCTCTGAGGATTCCATAGTGGCCGAGGAATCGGGCGTCCGGGGAAGGAACAATGCGCGCCGCTGGTTTATCGATCCCCTCGACGGCACCGCAAACTACGTACATGATATCTCCCACTACTGCGTGTCGATCGGATTCATGGAGGAGGGTGTCATCTGTGCGGGAGCGGTGTATGATCCCTGTCGGGACGAGCTCTTTACGGCGGCGAGGGGGGGCGGGGCGTTTCTCAACGGTCGTCCCGTCTCCGTCAATCGGAGTTATGACCGCTCTCGATCGGTGATCGCCACCGGCTTCCCCTTCAGGAATCGCCGGTATATGGATACATATCTGAAATCCTTCCGAGCGGTTACCGATATAACCGGGGGAATACGACGAATGGGCGCCGCTGCGCTGGATTTGTGTTATACTGCAATGGGCAGGGTGGACGGGTTCTGGGAGTTGGGGCTGAGTTCCTGGGATGTCGCCGCGGGAAGCCTCATCGTTCTGGAGGCCGGCGGCACGGTTAGTGATTTCGACGGCGAAGACGGGTATCTTGACTCCGGAAATACCCTGGGTGCTTCCGCCGCATGTTTTCCGCTCCTCTTGAAGGCCGTCAGAACGGCGATGAGCGGTACGGATCTTGTACGATGGGATACAGACGCCAGATAG